The stretch of DNA TAAAAAGAAACGAAATTGCTATCAAAAAAGACGAAATACGGTTTAAAAGCAATGGCTTATCTTGCTCGTCAAGAAAGTAATAAGCCTGTTTTAATTGGTCAAATTTCTGATGTTGAATCGATTCCTAAAAAATTCTTAGAAGCTATCTTATTGGATCTAAAAAAAATAGGGTTTGTCAATTCAAAACAAGGAAAAGGTGGAGGATATTATTTGGCACGACCTGCAGAAGAAATCTCCTTAGCATCTTTAATTCGTGTGTTAGAAGGACCAATTGCTTTATTACCATGTGTAAGTAAAAACTACTATGAAAAATGTGATGATTGTCCAAATGAAGGTGTTTGTCAATTAAACAAAGTCATGACAGAATTAAGAGATTCAACCCTAGAGATTTTAGAAAATAAATCTTTAGCGAGTTTACGATAAAAAAAAAGCCTGTAAGAAATTACAGGCTTTTTGATTAATAATAGGTATAGTGAAAAACCTGTGCAACTTTTAAACTGTATGCATCAGTAATTAACTCATCTATTTTCTTTAATTCCTCTGCAAGACGATTCTGATTTTTCGAATAGTTCGGCAAATTATTTAAATGTAGGTTTTGATTTTTAGTCTTAATTTTTTGCTGAATACTTTTGATAAAAAACTTTTTTTGTTTATCGACATCAATTGGATCTAATCGTGATTGATCAATCGTATTGATTTCATATATCGAATATTCCGCATATGCAATAAGCATCGATTGCATTTGTTCGTAATATCCTACTTGTGTATCAATCAATTGATTCAAATGATTGATGGATTGATACAAAGCAATGAATTGTTTTCGATACGTTGAATAAGGATTTTCAGTATTTAATTTTTGTAGATGTTGAGCATAGATCAAATAAAATTGTAATTTTCCTTGATCTCCTATAAAATCACTCGAAAAACCTTTGGTTTTACGTCCAATTTCATATGCTGTATCGGGATGATTCGCTTTTGTTTTTGTAAAAACATCAGGATATTTTTCTTCCATTGTTCGTGTATCCATCTGAATCTGATCTGAATCTTGTGCAAAAGCATATGTTGTGCTTATTGTTGTGATAAAAATGGATAATATAATAATTTTGTATTTCATTGAAATGTAATGCTATAATGTGTTTTTTTTGAAGTGATTATTTAATTTCTTTCCATCTGTTTTGGGCTTTTGGACCACCCCAAATTTTAGTGGCTAAATAAGGGTTGTCGATAAATGGATTTCGATTGCCTTGCCCAAATGTATTGGCTAAATTACCTAAATATTCGTTACGTTGCATTTCAAACTTTGAAACGGGATCTTCTGCATTCCATTTTAAAAATAAGTCGGGCATATCTTTATGATATGTATTTTTACTTTTAGCCACACGATTAGGATGTGCTTGATTGCCATAACGCAAGTACATATACATAATAATTCGTGCAATATCACCTTTCCATTCGTTTCCAGGATACCACGCCTTTTGATCTCGTTTAGAAGCTTTTCCAGTGCCGTCAATAAATGGCAAGTTACTACGTTTCGTATTTCGTGTTACATCTGCTGGTCTTAACATATGGGCATCTGCACCTGGTCCAGTTTGTCCTAAATTCGGTTGTCCTAAAGATTTAGGATATACATGTTCACGGCTCCATAATCCTTTCTCACCACCCGTTTTCTTTTTATCACGACTACGATGTACATCTTTTTCACGTGCTCCATCATCATAACCATAAATCATTAATACGTTTTTTGAATTTTTAGGATCAGCATCTGTGATGGCTAATGCTTTCCATAACTCTTTATAGGTCAGTTGATTTTTATGCGTAGATTTTATAAGTTGTGCTAATTCATTTTTCAATTCATTCCCTTTCTTATTAAAATGAATTGATTTATAATATTTAGGCATCTGTGCTTGTACCAAAGCCAATGCTGAAAAACTGATAATAAATAGTATCTTCTTCATTAATATCCCTTATTTTTGAGGGGCAAATATAATTGGATAATACGGAATATAGCAGATGAGAATGAGTGTGAAAAGTGAATTTCAACGTATCTTATTGAATCATAACACAAAAGGTTTTAAATACCTTTTAGCCATTAGTGGAGGTGTAGATAGCATGGTTCTATTGGATTTATTTCGTCATTCCGTTTCGTCATTTCAAGTGGCACATTGTAATTTTCAGTTGAGGGAAAATGATTCCATTCAAGATCAACTGATGGTGCAACAGTATTGTGGCAGACATCAAATTCCATTTCATACCATTAATTTTGATGTAGAAGCCTTTAAAGCGACTGGAAATTATTCAACTGAAATGGCGTGTCGTTTGTTGAGGTATCGTTGGTTTGACGAAATCATGCAAGTCAATCACTTGGATTATCTTGTGACTGCTCATCATTTAGACGATAATATTGAAACCTTTTTGATTAATTTATCGCGTGGAACGGGAGTAAGTGGACTACGTGGCATGAAAATATTATCCCATCAAAATATATTTCGTCCTTTACTTAATTTTACAAAAGAATGTCTATTGACCTATGCATATGAAAATAGCATTCATTGGAGGGAAGATAGCAGCAATGGCACTGATGATTATACACGCAATAAAATTCGACACCATATTACGCCGTTATTACGTGAGCTACATCCTCAATTTGATTCCAATTTTAAACATACTTTAAATATTTTATCCGATACAGAGGATTTTATTTTGAATCAAATTCAAAGTATTCGAAATAATTTGATTCCTCATGATTTTAACTGTAAGATTAAAATTTCTGCTTTAGACCAGTTAAAACCTAAAGACTTTATACAGTTTTATTTGTTTGATTATTATGGGTTTAAGGATGTTGATTTAATTAATCAGTTAAAGCAATCGGATAATAGTAGTGAGTTAAGATCAAAAACGCATCGATTAATAAAAGAGAGAGAATATCTGATTTTGACTCAGCTTTCGGAAATCGATTCAGATGAAATTATCATAGAACAAGAAGAAGTAAAAATCAATTCACTAAATTTGAAGTTTGTTTGTTCAAATGGACGATTGGATAATGCTTCTGAAATTTTGGATGGTGATCAAATTCAATATCCATTAAGATTGCGTAAAGCAAAAGAAGGGGATTTCTTCTATCCATTAGGAATGAACGGTAAACGTAAACTAATCAGTAAATTTTTTAAAGATTTAAAGTTTTCAAAAATTGAAAAAGAAGATGCGTGGTTGTTAGTCGATAATCAAGACCAAATTCTTTGGGTTGTGAATCATCGAATAGATCATCGTTTTCGAATAAAAGAACATAGTATGAACTTTTTAAATATTATTGTATGTTAAAAAAACTTTGGATTCTCTTTTTGTTTCCAATTTTAGTACAAGCTCAATTTTTTACGCCGGCAAAATGGTCGACTAATGTAAAAGATTTAGGTAAAAATGAATTTGAAGTAGAAGTAATTGGAAAAATAGATGCGGGTTGGCATTTGTATTCATCCAAACATCCAGATGGAGGTATTGGAATACCTGCATCAGCTAGTTTTAAAGCTGCTAAAGGTGCTCAATTAGTTGGTTCTTACAAAGAGGTAGGGAAACGTATTGACAAATACAGTACTGTATTTGAACAAGATGAAAAATACTACGAAAATAATGTCAAATTTGTTCAAAAAGTCAAACTTAGTGGTGATCAACCTTCAACCGTAGATTATACGATTGAATTTCAGATGTGTGATGCTGAACGTTGTTTGCCACCGGATGAAACTTCAGGAACTATAAAACTTACGCCTACCGCTAAAGTAGAAGTAAAAGAATCTGTAGAAAATGAGATTCCAACAAATGAATCTTTAATAGAATCTACAGAAATCAGTACTGATTCAGTAGTAAATATGGCTGAAGATTCACTTTCGATTTCAAATGATACGATAAAGGAAGATAACATTCAAGTTTCAAATCAGTTGGATGAAGAGTTATTAGGTGAAAATGAAAACAAGAATAATGGTTTATTCAAGATTTTTACATTAGGATTTTTAGGTGGTTTAGCTGCATTACTGATGCCATGTATATTTCCGATGATTCCCTTAACGGTAAGTATGTTTACGAAACAAAGTAAATCAAAGGGTGAGGGAGTTGGAAAAGCGTTTATTTATGGTATTTCGATAATTGTTATATATGTCCTACTAGGCTTGTTAGCGACACTACTGTTTGGTCCTTCTGTATTGAATGAAATGTCGACAGACCCATGGGTTAACATTGGATTTTTTATCATATTTATCGTTTTTGCAGCGTCATTTTTTGGAGCTTTTGAATTAACATTACCAAGTAAATGGGTAAATGCTGCTGATAAAGGGGCTGATAAAGGAGGATTAATCGGGATTTTCTTTATGGCGTTTACTTTAGCATTGGTATCATTTTCTTGTACAGGTCCAATTATTGGTTCTTTATTAGTACAAGCTACTCAAGAAGGAAACCATTTGTCATTGGTGATCGGAATGTTTGGATTTTCGTTAGCATTAGCGATACCATTTACCTTATTTGCAATGTTCCCAGGTTGGTTGAATTCTTTACCGAAATCAGGAGGGTGGTTAAATACCATTAAAGTGTCCTTAGGATTCATTGAGTTGGCATTTGCCTTTAAATTCTTATCAAACGCTGATTTGGTATGGCAAATGAATTGGTTGCCAAGAGAAATCTTTTTAGCCATTTGGATAGCCATCTTCTTTGTATTAGGATTGTATTTATTAGGAAAATTTAGATTAGAATTAGATTCCCCTACGCAAACCATAGGAGTACCACGCTTATTTTTTGCATTACTCGCCTTTACATTTGTGGCTTATATTGTCCCTGGATTGTGGGGAGCTCCATTAAAGTTATTAAGTGGATTAACGCCACCGATGACGTATTCTGAATCTCCTCGAGGTTTTCATGAAGGGGCATCTACAGGATCAACAGAATCAAATGCTTTTGAAGATCCTAACATGGTCGCAGGTCCTCATGGAATTCCAACATTTAAAGATTTTGATCAAGCCGTTTTATATGCTGAAAAGACGAATAAGCCTTTATTATTAGATTTTACAGGTCATGCTTGTGCCAATTGTCGTAAAGTAGAAGAGCGTGTTTGGGTGGATCAACGCATTAAAGATAAATTATCGAAGGATGTGGTTTTGGTATCATTGTATGTGGATGATCAAAAAGAATTACCAGAAGAGCAAAAAGTGTTTTCTAAAGCATTAAATCGAAAGTTAAAAACAGTAGGCAACAAATGGACTGCCTTTGAAATGGAGAATTTTAATGCTAATGCACAGCCTTATTATATTATAGTCGATAAGAATCTGAAACGTTACACCGCGCCTTTGGAAGCAGAATTAGATATCGAGAAATATTTAAATTGGCTTAATAAAGGAATTGAAAAGTATCATTCAGAAAATAAATAAATTAAAAAAGGTTCCATCATATGGAACCTTTTTTAATTATGTAATCTGTTTAATAATCATCGAATTATCCGCATTTTGTTGGATAACATAATCATATACTTTTCGGTATACGACTCCATCGCTTAAATCAAAACTAGTGACTAAATTAAAATCAAAACCTAAAAGTTCTAATTCCGTTCGAGTGACACTTAATTTACTTAATTCGACTAAATTTTTTAGAATCTTATGATTCTTTTTTAGTTTGTTGTTTGTGATTCGAATCACTTCAACATTTTCCTTGTTTAAGTGATTATTGTACGTGTTACGGCAAAAGTCATTGCAAAACTTTTTATCTCTTCTTCCGAAAAGAGTTTGACCGCATAGCATGCAATTATTCATGAGTTAATTAGTTAGGTTATTATATTTATAAAATTATTAAATATTTAATTTGCAAAAAAATATTTTTTTAATTTAACGTAAAAATACCTATAATTAGGTATTAATTTATTAATCAATTATAACGACTTAAATAACTATTTTTCGATTAACTTCATAATTGATACCCAGCACTTTAATAATATATAATCCCGGTATATCCATACTTACATCAATTGATGTTAAAGAATTATTGTTATGTAGTTCTTTTATAAGTTTACCCTCTATTGTAAATACATATATAGTTTTTATTAATCGATTATTGTAATTTGCTTTTACTGTGTAAGTTGTTTTATTTTTTTTAAATATTTTAATTTGATCTCTTTCTTGATATTCAAATTCATTTGAAGCTAAATTATCACCCCAAATTTGTTGCGCGAATTCTGGATGATCGATAAATGGATTTCGATTATTTTGTACGCTGTAGATGGCATTATTTAAAGCAATTTCTCGGGGTGAAACCGGATCATTGACATGCCAAGTCATTAAAATTCGAAGAAATGTATCGGTGAACACTTTGTCTTTTGTGCCGTTAAACATCGGATAATTCCAATTTTGAATATTATTTTCTTGATATCTTGTCGCAAAATAAAAATGAGCTCGTGCAAAATCACCTTTAAACTCATCAATAGGCTCAAACACTGTTCCTGAATAACCAGCAGAATATCCCGAATTATTATTACTACCTAATTTAGATCCGTTTTGAGAAGTCCAAGTAGGGGAGTTCACGACTCCAAAAGGATAATTATCACGACGACCATTGACATATCCATCCGTTGGCCATATGTGAAAGGCATCCGTAACCATCGGTGCAGATTGACTAAACACACTTTGAGGAATAATATGCTCACGATTATAACAAACACCCTCTCCATTATAGTTTCCACATTGATTTGTACCAGGGATATAGGTATAGGGATCTGGACCATTGGGGTTTTCGCTGTAAACATCTAGTATCTTATTCGAATCCGTAGGATCATACCAATTATCGTTATAGGCTTGAGGATTGGTTGTATACAGCGTCCATAAATTACCATAACTCATGGCTTGATGCCCTTTAATGATTTGATACAATTGTGTTTTTAAAGTATAGCCCGTTCCAGTGGCTGAATTATAATATCCTTCAGGGGCCTGTGCATAGCTTAAAATAAAGTTTCCTAAAGTAACTAACGTAAGTATAAGTTTTTTCATATATAATAAATTGATTATTACTAAATTAAGTATAATCTATTGAAAGTAAGTACTTAGAAGTTATGTATTTTGAGTGTATCGTTTGAGAATTAGCTATATTTATTGAAAAATTTTATGTCTCTCATTAAAAAGATATTTCCTGATCCATTAATTTTTTATTTGATTTTAGCGCTTATTTTCGCATTTGTGTTTCCAGAATTGAGTTACATTAATGTCTACACTATTACGATAAGTAAAATCATCAATATTGGAGTCATTTGCGTTTTCTTTTTTTATGGTTTGAAATTAAAATGGAGTGAAGTTTTCAAAGATTTATTAAATTGGAAATTGCATCTCCGCATTCAATTGATTACATTTCTTTTGTTTCCTTTACTTGGTTTGTTATTTTACCCGTTAACTAAAGTCGATTCCTCTTATCAAATGATGTTTCTTGCTGTTTTTTATTTATGCTGTTTGCCTAGTACAGTTTCATCGTCTGTTGTCATGGTTTCCATTGCAAAAGGGAATATGATTTCAGCTATTTTTAATGCCAGTCTTTCGGGATTAATTGGAATTATTCTAACCCCTTTATGGATGAGCTTATTTATCCATCAAGATGGTGAGGTCGACTCATTTTCCATTGTAACAGATTTGGTTTTAAAAGTGGTTTTACCCGTTGTGGTGGGTGCATTTTTACAGCCCTATTTGGGGAAATATTACGATAAATACAAACAATCGTTAAGTAACGTAGATAAATTTACCATTGTTCTAATTGTATACGAAAGTTTTAGTCATACTTTTTCTGAAGGATTATTGCACGTTTTTGGTTTTAAAAAAATATTGGTGATGACGATTGTAGTGATCCTATTATTTTTTATTGTATTTTATCTTATACAATTATTAAACGATAAATTTTGGAAATTTAAACGGGAAGATTTTATTGTTTTACAATTCTGTGGTACTAAAAAATCGCTGGTTCATGGATCAGTAATTGGGAGTATACTTTTTGGATCTGAAATAGGTTTTATCTTACTTCCGATTATGATTTATCATACGTTTCAGTTGTTATTCATTAGTTATAAAGCAAGTCAATATGCAAAACAAGTGGTATAAATGGATTGTACTATTTATCGTTCAATGGATGGTTTGGAAGCTTTTATTTCAATTTCCAACATTTATTGATTTTTGGTTTAATTATCCCTATCAATTGTACTATGAGATCATTCATTTGATTACATCTCGTGTGACAATCCCTATGGGTGAAATTTTCTATGGATTATTCATCATTTTTATTTTATTTGTTTTCATTCAATGCATACGATCAAAATCCTATCGCTATTCGTTGAATTTATGCTTTAAAGTATTAACTTATATTTTATTGTGGTATAATTCCGTTTGGGGGTTTATGTATTATAAAGAGAATTTCATCGTTGAAAAGCAAGAGATTAAACCTGAGATTTTAAAAGAGTTGTATTGTGAGGCTTTAGAACAAGCCATTCATCATCGTGAATCTTTTAATGTTTCTCATCATCCGATAAAGTTTAAGGTAAATACAAATGATATTTTAAGTGAATTTGGAACTAAACAATATGCGATTCAACACGAAAAATGGATTAAAAATTACCATATTATCGAACAACCAATGGTTAAATTATCATTTATTTCATCTTTAATGAATCATCTGGGTATTCTTGGCTATTATAATCCTTTTAGTATAGAAAGTAATATCAATCGATATAACACCGATTTAAAACATGCATATACGATAAATCATGAACTAGCGCATCAGATGGGGTTTTCTTCAGAAAATGAAGCGAATTTTATAGCCTATTATCTTAGTCATCAATCGAAATTCAGTGAAGTTGTATATGCGGCAAATTATAAATTGATGTTTTCACTTTTATCGGCTCTAAGCCTTTCTGATCCATTATTTGTAGAATTTCAATTGAATCAATTGCCTGAATCAATTCAAAATGACCGGAAATATGAGATTAAATATTATCAACAGTTTGAAGGGAAGACCAGTGAAGTTTTTTCTGAAATGAATAATCAATTTTTGAAAGCCAATAATCAAGAAGGAATTATTACCTATTCAAAATATATTGATCTCGTATATTATTATTGACTAGTCCTAAAATAGATTGACAGTTATTAAACAATATTTATATCTGAAGAGATTTTATTTCTTCGGATTTTTTGTGTCTCATTTCAGGGGTCTGCATATTGAGACTCAAATGAGGTCGTGTGTTATTATAAAGATACACACTTTGTTCTACCATTTTGGTTAATTCAGTAATATCTTTTGTTTTTTCGATTAAAAACTCTTGTTTCAATATCCCATTAATTCTTTCCGCTAAAGCATTTTGATAACAATCATAGCCGTCTGTCATCGATGGTATGATCTGATTTTGTTTTAAAATTGTCTGATAATATTCCGAGCAATACTGTAAGCCTCTATCCGAATGATGGATTAATTTCTCATTATTTATTCTATTTTTAATAGCCATTTTTAGCGCTATAGATACATTTTCCGCATTCATATTTTCACTTACAGAATAACCCATTATTTTTCGACTATAAGCATCTGTCACTAAAGAAAGATAACAAACGGCTTGCTTGGTTTTTACATACGTTATATCACTTACAAAGACCTGTTCTGGTTTATTAATCTCTATTTCTTTGTATAAATTAGGATGTTTCCTTAACCAATGTTTAGAGAATGTGGTTCTTGTGTATTGTTTTTTAGGTGTTATAAGTAAATTTTCTCTTCTCAGATAATCAAACAAAGCATCTCGACCCATCTTTATGTTTAGCTCTTTTAGCTGTTCATTCAGAATATAATAAAGCTTTCGAGTTCCTATTCTTGGTAATTTTATTCGAACTTCTAGAACTAATTTTTTAACCTGTAAAAGCTCTGATTCTCGAATAGAATGACGTTTTAGTGCAGCATAGAAACTTTGGCGACTTAA from Faecalibacter sp. LW9 encodes:
- a CDS encoding DUF3810 family protein, translating into MQNKWYKWIVLFIVQWMVWKLLFQFPTFIDFWFNYPYQLYYEIIHLITSRVTIPMGEIFYGLFIIFILFVFIQCIRSKSYRYSLNLCFKVLTYILLWYNSVWGFMYYKENFIVEKQEIKPEILKELYCEALEQAIHHRESFNVSHHPIKFKVNTNDILSEFGTKQYAIQHEKWIKNYHIIEQPMVKLSFISSLMNHLGILGYYNPFSIESNINRYNTDLKHAYTINHELAHQMGFSSENEANFIAYYLSHQSKFSEVVYAANYKLMFSLLSALSLSDPLFVEFQLNQLPESIQNDRKYEIKYYQQFEGKTSEVFSEMNNQFLKANNQEGIITYSKYIDLVYYY
- a CDS encoding Rrf2 family transcriptional regulator, encoding MLSKKTKYGLKAMAYLARQESNKPVLIGQISDVESIPKKFLEAILLDLKKIGFVNSKQGKGGGYYLARPAEEISLASLIRVLEGPIALLPCVSKNYYEKCDDCPNEGVCQLNKVMTELRDSTLEILENKSLASLR
- a CDS encoding protein-disulfide reductase DsbD family protein → MLKKLWILFLFPILVQAQFFTPAKWSTNVKDLGKNEFEVEVIGKIDAGWHLYSSKHPDGGIGIPASASFKAAKGAQLVGSYKEVGKRIDKYSTVFEQDEKYYENNVKFVQKVKLSGDQPSTVDYTIEFQMCDAERCLPPDETSGTIKLTPTAKVEVKESVENEIPTNESLIESTEISTDSVVNMAEDSLSISNDTIKEDNIQVSNQLDEELLGENENKNNGLFKIFTLGFLGGLAALLMPCIFPMIPLTVSMFTKQSKSKGEGVGKAFIYGISIIVIYVLLGLLATLLFGPSVLNEMSTDPWVNIGFFIIFIVFAASFFGAFELTLPSKWVNAADKGADKGGLIGIFFMAFTLALVSFSCTGPIIGSLLVQATQEGNHLSLVIGMFGFSLALAIPFTLFAMFPGWLNSLPKSGGWLNTIKVSLGFIELAFAFKFLSNADLVWQMNWLPREIFLAIWIAIFFVLGLYLLGKFRLELDSPTQTIGVPRLFFALLAFTFVAYIVPGLWGAPLKLLSGLTPPMTYSESPRGFHEGASTGSTESNAFEDPNMVAGPHGIPTFKDFDQAVLYAEKTNKPLLLDFTGHACANCRKVEERVWVDQRIKDKLSKDVVLVSLYVDDQKELPEEQKVFSKALNRKLKTVGNKWTAFEMENFNANAQPYYIIVDKNLKRYTAPLEAELDIEKYLNWLNKGIEKYHSENK
- a CDS encoding endonuclease — translated: MKKLILTLVTLGNFILSYAQAPEGYYNSATGTGYTLKTQLYQIIKGHQAMSYGNLWTLYTTNPQAYNDNWYDPTDSNKILDVYSENPNGPDPYTYIPGTNQCGNYNGEGVCYNREHIIPQSVFSQSAPMVTDAFHIWPTDGYVNGRRDNYPFGVVNSPTWTSQNGSKLGSNNNSGYSAGYSGTVFEPIDEFKGDFARAHFYFATRYQENNIQNWNYPMFNGTKDKVFTDTFLRILMTWHVNDPVSPREIALNNAIYSVQNNRNPFIDHPEFAQQIWGDNLASNEFEYQERDQIKIFKKNKTTYTVKANYNNRLIKTIYVFTIEGKLIKELHNNNSLTSIDVSMDIPGLYIIKVLGINYEVNRKIVI
- the tilS gene encoding tRNA lysidine(34) synthetase TilS, with the protein product MSVKSEFQRILLNHNTKGFKYLLAISGGVDSMVLLDLFRHSVSSFQVAHCNFQLRENDSIQDQLMVQQYCGRHQIPFHTINFDVEAFKATGNYSTEMACRLLRYRWFDEIMQVNHLDYLVTAHHLDDNIETFLINLSRGTGVSGLRGMKILSHQNIFRPLLNFTKECLLTYAYENSIHWREDSSNGTDDYTRNKIRHHITPLLRELHPQFDSNFKHTLNILSDTEDFILNQIQSIRNNLIPHDFNCKIKISALDQLKPKDFIQFYLFDYYGFKDVDLINQLKQSDNSSELRSKTHRLIKEREYLILTQLSEIDSDEIIIEQEEVKINSLNLKFVCSNGRLDNASEILDGDQIQYPLRLRKAKEGDFFYPLGMNGKRKLISKFFKDLKFSKIEKEDAWLLVDNQDQILWVVNHRIDHRFRIKEHSMNFLNIIVC
- a CDS encoding endonuclease I family protein yields the protein MKKILFIISFSALALVQAQMPKYYKSIHFNKKGNELKNELAQLIKSTHKNQLTYKELWKALAITDADPKNSKNVLMIYGYDDGAREKDVHRSRDKKKTGGEKGLWSREHVYPKSLGQPNLGQTGPGADAHMLRPADVTRNTKRSNLPFIDGTGKASKRDQKAWYPGNEWKGDIARIIMYMYLRYGNQAHPNRVAKSKNTYHKDMPDLFLKWNAEDPVSKFEMQRNEYLGNLANTFGQGNRNPFIDNPYLATKIWGGPKAQNRWKEIK
- a CDS encoding IS3 family transposase (programmed frameshift); the encoded protein is MNSSDSERKKRTQRDYTLGFKLAVVSQIEKGDFTYKQAQKCYGIQGRSTVLVWLRKYGNLDWSKPVIHTMSKSEETPAQKIKRLEQELADEKLRVKILNTMIDIADEQLGTQIRKKYNTQQSSNSKNKITVSCSCRLLGLSRQSFYAALKRHSIRESELLQVKKLVLEVRIKLPRIGTRKLYYILNEQLKELNIKMGRDALFDYLRRENLLITPKKQYTRTTFSKHWLRKHPNLYKEIEINKPEQVFVSDITYVKTKQAVCYLSLVTDAYSRKIMGYSVSENMNAENVSIALKMAIKNRINNEKLIHHSDRGLQYCSEYYQTILKQNQIIPSMTDGYDCYQNALAERINGILKQEFLIEKTKDITELTKMVEQSVYLYNNTRPHLSLNMQTPEMRHKKSEEIKSLQI
- a CDS encoding bile acid:sodium symporter — encoded protein: MSLIKKIFPDPLIFYLILALIFAFVFPELSYINVYTITISKIINIGVICVFFFYGLKLKWSEVFKDLLNWKLHLRIQLITFLLFPLLGLLFYPLTKVDSSYQMMFLAVFYLCCLPSTVSSSVVMVSIAKGNMISAIFNASLSGLIGIILTPLWMSLFIHQDGEVDSFSIVTDLVLKVVLPVVVGAFLQPYLGKYYDKYKQSLSNVDKFTIVLIVYESFSHTFSEGLLHVFGFKKILVMTIVVILLFFIVFYLIQLLNDKFWKFKREDFIVLQFCGTKKSLVHGSVIGSILFGSEIGFILLPIMIYHTFQLLFISYKASQYAKQVV